In Pararge aegeria chromosome 17, ilParAegt1.1, whole genome shotgun sequence, one genomic interval encodes:
- the LOC120631155 gene encoding target of Myb protein 1-like: protein MAPSHYILLTSLVAICTSQRSPYAGRFPVGYPVIETTTLASTQNDTLGNRFGENSTVTTTTQRLPIEALGDRDLVNRLGNLPQDKQPFWFLNWQALEENRKRPQSYPSRPNIFVDNISFPADNSQTQNNQPPNQNNQGFPNGQQQFQNNQGLPNTQQPLQNNQGIPNNQLPFQNNQGFQNTQQPAQNNQGFLNNQQPLQNNQGFQNTQLPSQNSQGFLNNQRPFQNNQGFLNNQPPFQNNQGFLNNQQPFQNNQGFLNNQQPFLNNQRPPNTQQVFPNNQQGFRSGQVPEIDDEFYSESPETF, encoded by the exons ATGGCCCCAAGCCATTATATCCTCCTGACATCGTTGGTTGCAATCTGTACCAGCCAGAGGTCACCTTACGCTGGCCGTTTCCCAGTAGGATACCCTGTAATAGAAACCACGACTTTAGCAAGCACTCAAAACGATACTTTGGGGAACag ATTTGGTGAAAATTCAACAGTCACCACCACGACACAGCGCCTGCCCATCGAAGCTCTCGGTGACAGAGATTTAGTGAATCGACTCGGAAATCTACCTCAAGATAAACAGCCCTTCTGGTTCCTCAACTGGCAAGCGTTAGAGGAGAATAGGAAACGTCCGCAGTCCTACCCCTCAAGGCCAAACATTTTTGTGGACAATATTTCTTTCCCCGCTGACAATAGTCAAACCCAAAATAATCAGCCACCTAATCAGAACAACCAAGGATTTCCAAATGGTCAGCAGCAGTTTCAAAATAATCAAGGTTTACCAAATACACAACAACCATTACAGAATAACCAGGGTATTCCGAACAATCAACTACCATTCCAAAATAACCAAGGTTTTCAAAATACCCAGCAACCAGCACAAAATAATCAAGGGTTTCTAAATAATCAACAACCATTACAAAATAACCAAGGCTTTCAAAATACACAGCTACCTTCACAGAACAGTCAAGGATTTTTAAACAATCAACGACCATTTCAGAATAATcaaggatttttaaataatcaacCACCATTCCAGAATAATCAAGGATTTCTAAATAATCAACAACCATTCCAGAATAATcaaggatttttaaataatcaacaACCATTTCTAAACAATCAAAGACCTCCGAATACACAACAAGTATTTCCGAACAATCAACAAGGATTTCGAAGCGGACAAGTACCAGAAATTGATGACGAATTTTATTCCGAAAGTCCAGAAACGTTTTAG